GGAGGGACGGATCGAGCCCCTGCCCGGAAGCGAACCGGCCAGCGAGGAAAACGCGGTTAAATTCGCCGATCACGCCCTCGGCAAATTCTTCCTCCTGGCCCGGGAGCATGCCTATTACAATAACACCATCTTTGTCATCATAGCCGACCATAACATCCGGGTCCGCACCAGCCCCAACGGCGTCATGCCGGTCGACAATTACCGTATCTTCGGCCTGATTCTGGGCGGCGGCATCGAACCGCAACGCTGCGACCGGCTCTGCTGACCGCCTCATCCTGGCTCTACCACAAACAGCGCTACACCCTGCCTCAGGCCCGAGCGGTAAAGACCAGAGAATGAAACCTCCGCTCCCAGAGAACCGAGAAATGAAGTCCGACCGACCCCAACCCGCTTCGCCGACAAACACAACTCCGCAACCGTCCACCTTTGGGTCAGGGCTCGTCCCCGTCTCAGAAAGCCAGCCGCAGCCAGGTCAGCGCGGCCAGTAACAGGGCCACCATGACCGCCGCTGAGGAGAGGTCCTTGGCCCGACCGGAAAGTTCATGGCGCTCCGGCCCCACCCGATCAACCACGGCTTCAACCGCCGAGTTGAGCAGTTCGACGATCATCACCAAAAGCCAGCTGCCGATCAACAACAGCCTTTCCACCGGCCCCTCTCCCAGCCACCAACCAAGCGGCAGCAGAAACAACAACAAATAGACCTCCTGACGAAAGGCCGCTTCATTTCTAAACGCCTCTAAACGCCGCCCGCCAGCCCGCCAGTGAATAACTCGTGGCCTGCCACAGGCGGCCGCAGAAGGCTGCCGCCAGATTCATGATTTTATTTCTTGCCATGAAAAACCACCCCTCTCCGGACTCCAAATATTTTTCTTTCAAAATATTGATTTTCGTATAATATAGAGCGCCAGGAAAAGCCTAACCCAAACGCCAATCAGGCTATGAAGCATTGTGAAAAGTAACCGTTGTAAAACCAGAAAAGCGCCCGGGATAATATTCATAATCCTGGGTTTTGTCACTCTCTTTCTTGCTTTGGCCGCCGCAAGTCCGGCTCAGCTCCCGAGCGTGAACACCCCCCTGGAAAATCGACTCTATCTGGGCAACAGCGAAGGGATTTCCGCTTTCATCAACGAACGCCTGACTCAGATTGATAACCTCATCACTAACATCGATGCCCTCGCCGCCGAATCCTCAAGCTCCAGTGATTTACAGAACCGGGCCGCCAGCCTCAAGGATTTCTTTCACGGCATTTCCCAACAATACAGGAGTCTGCTGGCCGAACTGGTCCGCAGCCACTCCCCGATCACGGAAAAACCGCAGGTTGTCGGCCCGCCTTTCCGGATTGATGCTTTTGACAGGCTCATCAATTTCCAACGCCAGGTCGATCTTCAGATCAGCGAAACCGCCAAGAAAGCCGAGCTGCTCGGCAATCGCCTGACCTCCCTCAAGGACAATGCCGTCGGCCTCCTTTCCGAATACGCCAAGCTGATCAAAACCAGAGAACATGGGCAGCTGTTACTATATGAAAAATATGCCGAGCTGATCAGTTTGCAAGGCGAATATGCTCTTCTGATGATCAAAAAGCCTAAAATCGAGCTGCGGCTCAACCAATTGAAGGAGCTCCGCCAGCAGACGGCAGAGTTGATCAGCCAGGCCTTCAACCAGCTCATGATCACCCCGGAAGATCTTGAAAGCGCCGAGCAGGAAAACCAAAAACAAAAGCAGCTGCTTCAGGAAACCACTGATGCCACCAGCGCCGAATTTCAGGATCTGAACCGGCGCATCGCCATCTACGAAGCCCAGCTCGACAGCACCCTGATCCGGATCACTGAGAACAAGGACAACGATAGCGCCCGTGAAGGCTGGCAGATAGAAAAGGAACGTATCGAACTGATCATTGAAGCCCTCAAACTGCGCATTCAACTGATCAACCAGAAAAGACTCAACTGCGAAATCAAACTGCTACAGGCCGAATTCAGACTGGCCTGGTTGACCAAATTCCAGGATCCGGAAAAGCGTGAGAGGCTGGCCGATTTCATCAATCATTGGTCCAGGGAAAACGACCGCCTGGGCCGCACCAAAGAAAACATCACCAATACGATTTCAGAAACCACCCTGCTCCGCTCCAATCTGACCCAACGCCTGGTCGCGATTCAGAACAAAATGGAAGCGGCCCCGAAGGCTTCCCTGAGGGAGGCCTTCGGCGTCCTTTCGCGTCAGGCCGTTAAAGTCAACGAAAATATCGACAAGCTGATCATGGCCCTGGCCGACAACGATCAGGCCCTGAAAGGCACCCGAAGGGAATTTTCCCAGATTCTCAGCCTGGCCCGTTACGCCAGCAGTCCATGGGAAAGACTGCAGACCCGGAGCCACCGGCATCTCAGCGACATTAAAGAGAGTCTCCAAAACATCCTGTATTATCCCCTCTTTTCCTTCGGGACCTCAACTATCGACCTGCTGACCATTCTGAAGATTGTGTTTCTCTTCTTTTTCGGAATTGTCAGCCTGCGTCTGCTGCGCCGCAAGATCGCCAAACTGCTGGAGAAAAAAGCCGCCATGTCGATCGGGGCGGTCAACTCGATCACCACCCTGGGCTACTACGCCAGCCTGCTGATCGGCAGCATCATTATTCTCTCCTCCGCCGGGCTTGATTTAAGTCAGCTCAGCCTCATTCTCGGCGCCCTAGGGGTGGGCATCGGTTTCGGACTCCAGACCATCACCAATAACTTTATCAGCGGCATCATCCTCCTCAGTGAGCAAAGCGTCAAGGTCGGCGACCTGATCACCCTTACCGACGGCCTGGTCGGAGAAGTCAAAAACGTCTCGATCCGCTCCACCATCATCCGTACGATTGAAGGCGAGGATATCATCCTGCCCAACTCCGACCTGATCTCCAACCGGGTCAACACCTGGACCTACAGTGATGACTGGCGACGGCTCAATATTCCTTTCGGAGTTTCCTATGACGCCGATCCCGACGAGGTCGTGCGCCTGGCGGAAGCTGCCGCCCGGGAAGTTGCCATCACCCGGGAGGACTTCATGCATCCGCTGCGAATTTTTTTTGAAGGATTTGGCGACAGCAGCCTTGATTTTTCAATTCGGGTCTGGTGCCGAATGACCAATCTCAAGGCCCCGACCGGCCTGAAAACCGACTATTATCTGGCGCTTTTCCGCAAGTTCCGAGAAGCCGGCATCAGCATCCCCTATCCGCAGCAGGATCTGCATTTAAAAACAGTTTCCCCGGAAGTGCTGAAACAACTATCAGCGCTACTCAGAAAAGCGGAAGAACACCATTGACTTTAAACGTAATATAACGATGCAGCTATTGTCAGCGTTGATGGTACTCGAGTGGTTCGTAACGTCTCGCGAAAGGTCATCGTCTTCCGGCGCTCATTGCGCCCCAATTGCGGCCACCTATGTGAAAGCATTCAGCTTTTGAACTGATTTACATGGATGCTACTTAAACCTTAACCGGAGAGACTTTCTCCTGCAAATTACCCCAAAACTATGCCTAAATCAAAAACATGGAACCTCGAGGATGCGGTAAAACTTTACGGCATCGACAAATGGAGCGCCGGCTATTTCGCCGTCAATGACAACGGTGATGTCGTCATCACCCCCTCGGGCAAAGAGAATGGACCGGCTATCAGTCTGCATGAAATCATTACAGGCATTGAGGCCCGAGGTTTGTCAATGCCTGCATTGCTACGTATAGAAAACATCCTGGGTTCACAGATCAAACGCCTGCATGATACCTTTAACAAGGTTATCGCTGAAATCGGCTATCAGGGAAAATTCAAAGGCGTTTTTCCGATTAAAGTCAATCAGCAGGAACAGGTGCTGGAAGCCATTGCTCAGTTCGGAAAAAGCTTCAATCACGGCTTTGAAGCCGGAAGCAAGCCGGAACTGATCGCCGCCATCTCCTTGCTCAAAAACCGCGATGCCTGCCTGATCTGCAACGGCTATAAAGATGAAGAGTTCATTGACCTCGGCTTGTATGCCACCAAAATGGGCTTGCAATGTTTTTTTGTCCTGGAAATGCCGGGCGAGCTGGATCTGATTCTGACCCGAGCCCGGGCCATCGGGGTCAAACCCCTGCTCGGCATGCGCCTGAAACTGGCCACCAAGGCCGACGGCCAATGGGCTGAATCCGGCGGAGAACAAAGCGTTTTTGGTCTCAACAACCGCCAGGTAATCGATGTGGTTGACCGTTTGAAAAATGAGCAGCAACTTGACCGACTGATGCTCCTGCATTATCATATCGGCTCCCAGATTCCCAACATTCAGGATATCCGGGCCGGAGTCCTTGAAGCCAGTCGCATCTATGAAGAATTGGTCAAAGAGGGCGCCGCCATGGGTTACATTGACCTTGGCGGCGGCCTCGCAGTTGATTATGACGGCTCCAAAACCAACTATAATTCCAGCTGCAATTATTCGGTCGAAGAGTACTGCTACGATATTATCGAAACCATCGTCTCGGTTCTTGACAAAAGCGCCATCCCACACCCGACCATCATCACCGAATCCGGTCGCGCCACGGTGGCCTACTACTCGGTGCTGCTGTTCAACGTTCTCGGGGTCACGACCATGGATCCCAGACCGGTTCCGGAAATAATCCCGGCCACCACCTATGACCTGCTCGAAAACCTCAAGTCAACCCTTGAAATGGTTTCGCCAAAAAATCTGCAGGAATGTTACAATGACGCTCAGTTTTACCGCAGTCAGGCCCAGCAGCTTTTCAAACTGGGACAAATCAATCTGCGTGAACGGGCCCTAGCAGAAGACCTGATCAAACACATCATGATCAAACTCACCGAGGTAGCCAAGGAGCTGGAGCATATTCCGGAAGAAATCGAGGAGCTGGAAAAACAGATCTCGGATATTTATTACGGCAATTTCAGTCTTTTTCAGTCCCTGCCCGATGTCTGGGCCATAGATCAGCTCTTTCCGGTGATGCCTATCCACCGTCTTAACGAAACCCCGACCCGACCGGCCATCATCGCCGACATAACCTGCGACTGCGACGGCAAGATTGATTCCTTCTCCAGTTATCCATACCCCCGTGACACCATTTTGCTGCATCAGGAAAAGGAGGATGAGGACTATTATCTGGGGGTTTTCCTGATCGGCGCCTACCAGGAAACCCTGGGGGACCTGCACAACCTCTTCGGCGACACCAACATTATTTCGATTCATGTCAACGACGACGGTTCCTATAATTTTATCCGCGAGCTTGAAGGCGACTCGGTCGAGGATGTTCTGGGCTATGTTGAATACGATATCAAAGCCTTGAAAAAACGCCTCAAGGATTTCGCCGAAGACTCCATTCGTAACGGCTATATCAACCTCAAGGAACGGCGCACCATTCTGGCTGCCTTTGACGAGGGCTTGCGAGGCTACACCTATTTCGAGAAGGAATAAACCTTACAAACCCCAATCTGCAATATAAAACAATGGAGTCATACATGTCTAAAGTAATGATTATCGGTGCCGGCGGAGTGGGTTCGGTGGTCGCGCACAAATGTGCTCAGGTGCCGGAGGTTTTCGGTGAAATCTGTCTGGCGAGCCGGACCAAGAGCAAATGTGACGCGATTGCCGCGCAATTGAAACGAGCGATTCATACCGCCCAGGTTGACGCCGACAACGTCCCCGAGCTGGTCGGTCTGCTGCGGCGGGAAAAACCCGATCTGGTCATCAACGTCGCCCTGCCCTACCAGGATCTGCACATCATGGACGCCTGCCTGGAAACCGGTATCGACTATCTCGACACCGCCAACTATGAACCTCCGAACGAAGCCAAATTCTGCTACAAGTGGCAATGGGAATACCAGGAACGCTTTCAGGAAAAAGGTCTGATGGCCCTGCTCGGCAGCGGTTTTGATCCCGGGGTCACCAACGTTTTTACGGCCTGGGCCAAGAAAAAGCATTTCGACGAGATTTGGACCCTCGATATCATTGACTGCAATGCCGGCGATCACGGCCAGCCCTTTGCCACCAATTTCAACCCGGAAATCAATATTCGCGAGGTCACGCAGCGGGGCAAGTATTATGACAACGGGCAGTGGCTTGAAACCGAACCGTTAAGCGTGGCGCGCGACTTTGATTTTCCCGAAGGCATCGGGCCGCGCAAAATCTATCTGATGTATCATGAAGAACTTGAATCCCTGGTACACCATTTCCCTGAGATTAAGCGAGGGCGTTTCTGGATGACCTTTTCCGATAACTACCTGAACCATCTCAAGGTTCTCGAAGGCATCGGCATGACCAGCATCGAGCCGGTCGACTATCAGGGCCTAAAGATTGTCCCGCTCCAGTTTCTCAAGGCCGTGCTTCCCGATCCCGGTTCCCTGGGTCCGCTGACCAAAGGCCGCACCTGTATCGGCTGTTTGATCACCGGCCTCAAGGAAGGCCGTAAAAAGAGCTATTACATCTACAATATCTGCGATCACCAGGAATGCTACCGAGAAGTGCGATCCCAGGCCATCTCCTACACCACCGGGGTGCCGGCCATGATCGGCGCGATGATGATGCTGACCGGCAAGTGGCAGGGCCAGGGGGTCTTCAACCTCGAACAATTTGACCCGGCGCCGTTTATGGCCGCACTCAATCAATACGGCCTGCCCTGGACAGAATACAGTGGCGATTTAACCGGAGTCGAATTGTGAGTTTCGACAAAAAAATCAGCAAGCTTGATCTGGGGGGAATGCCGTCGCCGGCTTTTATCGTCGACCTCGCGGCCCTGGCCGACAACTGTGAGATCTTCGACCACATTCAAAAAAGAACCGGCGCGAAGATTCTCCTCGCCTTGAAAGGCTTCGCCATGTTCAGCACTTTCAAGCTGCTTAACCGGACCCTGGCCGGCACCTGCGCCAGCTCGACCTTTGAGGCCCGGCTGGGACGCGAGGAATTCGGCGGCGAGGTTCACAGTTACGCTCCGGCCTACAGCCGCGAAAGTCTGACCGAGCTGCTGTCGCTGAGTGACCATATTATTTTCAATTCTCCCGGCCAATGGCAGCGTTTTCGCTCGCAATGCCGACCCTTTGCCGACCGGGTCAAATTCGGCCTGCGCCTCAATCCCGAACATTCCGAAGCGCCGATCCCCCTTTACGATCCCTGCCGGCCCGGCTCCCGTCTGGGAACCCGGGCCCAGGATCTGCAGGAAACCGATCTGGAAGGGCTTTCCGGCTTCCATTTTCACACCCTCTGCGAACAGGATTCCCATGCCCTGGGAAGAACCCTGAACGCGGTGCGACAAAGATTCGGCCCCCGGCTGAAAAAAATGGAATGGATCAATTTCGGCGGCGGCCATCATCTTACCCGTCCGGGCTACGATCTCGACCATCTCTGCCGTTTGATCGAAGATTTTCGCCGGGATTTCGAGGTTGACGTCTACCTTGAACCGGGTGAAGCTGTGGTTCTCAATGCCGGCTATTTCATGTGCACGGTGCTCGATATCATCGACAACCACGGGCCCATCGCAATTCTCGACGCCTCGGCCGCCACCCATCTGCCCGACATCCTGGAAATGCCCTATCGACCGCAAATCATTGGCGCCGGACGTTCTCAGGAAAAACCTTTCACCTATGATCTCGGCGGGGTCAGCTGTCTGGCCGGCGATCATTTCGGCACTTACTCCTTCGCTCGGCCTTTAAGTATCGGCGACCGCCTGCTGTTTACCGACATGGCCCACTATACCATGGTCAAGACCAATACCTTCAACGGTATTCCCCTGCCCGCCCTGACGATTTTTAACGGCGAGAGCATTGAAATCGTCCGGAAATTCGGCTACGAGGATTTCAAAAATCGTCTTTCCTGAAAGCCGCCCCGGACAAGCTTCGTCCGAAAAACTGGGGCGGCCGGCAGAAACGCCGTTCACTATCCACCGACGTTTTTAAAAGCCTCCTTGCGCAGGCCATGACTCTGCATTTTGTTATAAAGACTGCGCTGATGAATGCCGGCGAGCGCGGCGGCTTCGGCCACCCGGCCGCCGGTTCTCAGGAGAACCATCTCCAGATAGCGACGTTCGACCTGTTTCTCGGTCTCCCGCAGCACCTCGGGCAGGGTCATGCCAGCCCAGGTCGACGGAGATTTGCGCAGAGGCAGGGAAAGCAGGGCCGACGTATTCTCAGCCTCGCGAAAGGTCATCGGCAGATCATCGATGGTGATCTGTTCGCCCTTGCTTAACAGCAGGGCCCGCTCCAGAACATTCATCAGCTCCCGAACATTGCCGGGCCAGTCATAGCGACACAGGGCTTCGACCGCCTCCTTACTGATGCGACCGGGCCCTCGGCCGATCTTCACCCGAAGAGAAGCCATCAGCATCTCGATCAGAGCCGGGATATCCTCCTTGCGATTGCGCAGCGGCGGAATCACCAGCGTAATCACATTCAGACGATAAAAAAGATCGCGCCGAAAACGACCGGCCTCGACCTCC
This Pseudomonadota bacterium DNA region includes the following protein-coding sequences:
- a CDS encoding diacylglycerol kinase, which codes for MHWRAGGRRLEAFRNEAAFRQEVYLLLFLLPLGWWLGEGPVERLLLIGSWLLVMIVELLNSAVEAVVDRVGPERHELSGRAKDLSSAAVMVALLLAALTWLRLAF
- a CDS encoding mechanosensitive ion channel; this translates as MKSNRCKTRKAPGIIFIILGFVTLFLALAAASPAQLPSVNTPLENRLYLGNSEGISAFINERLTQIDNLITNIDALAAESSSSSDLQNRAASLKDFFHGISQQYRSLLAELVRSHSPITEKPQVVGPPFRIDAFDRLINFQRQVDLQISETAKKAELLGNRLTSLKDNAVGLLSEYAKLIKTREHGQLLLYEKYAELISLQGEYALLMIKKPKIELRLNQLKELRQQTAELISQAFNQLMITPEDLESAEQENQKQKQLLQETTDATSAEFQDLNRRIAIYEAQLDSTLIRITENKDNDSAREGWQIEKERIELIIEALKLRIQLINQKRLNCEIKLLQAEFRLAWLTKFQDPEKRERLADFINHWSRENDRLGRTKENITNTISETTLLRSNLTQRLVAIQNKMEAAPKASLREAFGVLSRQAVKVNENIDKLIMALADNDQALKGTRREFSQILSLARYASSPWERLQTRSHRHLSDIKESLQNILYYPLFSFGTSTIDLLTILKIVFLFFFGIVSLRLLRRKIAKLLEKKAAMSIGAVNSITTLGYYASLLIGSIIILSSAGLDLSQLSLILGALGVGIGFGLQTITNNFISGIILLSEQSVKVGDLITLTDGLVGEVKNVSIRSTIIRTIEGEDIILPNSDLISNRVNTWTYSDDWRRLNIPFGVSYDADPDEVVRLAEAAAREVAITREDFMHPLRIFFEGFGDSSLDFSIRVWCRMTNLKAPTGLKTDYYLALFRKFREAGISIPYPQQDLHLKTVSPEVLKQLSALLRKAEEHH
- the speA gene encoding biosynthetic arginine decarboxylase, translating into MPKSKTWNLEDAVKLYGIDKWSAGYFAVNDNGDVVITPSGKENGPAISLHEIITGIEARGLSMPALLRIENILGSQIKRLHDTFNKVIAEIGYQGKFKGVFPIKVNQQEQVLEAIAQFGKSFNHGFEAGSKPELIAAISLLKNRDACLICNGYKDEEFIDLGLYATKMGLQCFFVLEMPGELDLILTRARAIGVKPLLGMRLKLATKADGQWAESGGEQSVFGLNNRQVIDVVDRLKNEQQLDRLMLLHYHIGSQIPNIQDIRAGVLEASRIYEELVKEGAAMGYIDLGGGLAVDYDGSKTNYNSSCNYSVEEYCYDIIETIVSVLDKSAIPHPTIITESGRATVAYYSVLLFNVLGVTTMDPRPVPEIIPATTYDLLENLKSTLEMVSPKNLQECYNDAQFYRSQAQQLFKLGQINLRERALAEDLIKHIMIKLTEVAKELEHIPEEIEELEKQISDIYYGNFSLFQSLPDVWAIDQLFPVMPIHRLNETPTRPAIIADITCDCDGKIDSFSSYPYPRDTILLHQEKEDEDYYLGVFLIGAYQETLGDLHNLFGDTNIISIHVNDDGSYNFIRELEGDSVEDVLGYVEYDIKALKKRLKDFAEDSIRNGYINLKERRTILAAFDEGLRGYTYFEKE
- a CDS encoding saccharopine dehydrogenase family protein, which translates into the protein MSKVMIIGAGGVGSVVAHKCAQVPEVFGEICLASRTKSKCDAIAAQLKRAIHTAQVDADNVPELVGLLRREKPDLVINVALPYQDLHIMDACLETGIDYLDTANYEPPNEAKFCYKWQWEYQERFQEKGLMALLGSGFDPGVTNVFTAWAKKKHFDEIWTLDIIDCNAGDHGQPFATNFNPEINIREVTQRGKYYDNGQWLETEPLSVARDFDFPEGIGPRKIYLMYHEELESLVHHFPEIKRGRFWMTFSDNYLNHLKVLEGIGMTSIEPVDYQGLKIVPLQFLKAVLPDPGSLGPLTKGRTCIGCLITGLKEGRKKSYYIYNICDHQECYREVRSQAISYTTGVPAMIGAMMMLTGKWQGQGVFNLEQFDPAPFMAALNQYGLPWTEYSGDLTGVEL
- the nspC gene encoding carboxynorspermidine decarboxylase, whose product is MPSPAFIVDLAALADNCEIFDHIQKRTGAKILLALKGFAMFSTFKLLNRTLAGTCASSTFEARLGREEFGGEVHSYAPAYSRESLTELLSLSDHIIFNSPGQWQRFRSQCRPFADRVKFGLRLNPEHSEAPIPLYDPCRPGSRLGTRAQDLQETDLEGLSGFHFHTLCEQDSHALGRTLNAVRQRFGPRLKKMEWINFGGGHHLTRPGYDLDHLCRLIEDFRRDFEVDVYLEPGEAVVLNAGYFMCTVLDIIDNHGPIAILDASAATHLPDILEMPYRPQIIGAGRSQEKPFTYDLGGVSCLAGDHFGTYSFARPLSIGDRLLFTDMAHYTMVKTNTFNGIPLPALTIFNGESIEIVRKFGYEDFKNRLS